The genomic stretch TTCCTGTTGAGGAGAATATCAACTCATCTAAATAGCTTACTAACTCTTGGGAATTCATAGGTATTTAACCGTTTATGCCAGTCTTTATCCGCTATTATCCGCTAAAAGCTGTCTTTTGTAAAGATTATTTAGAAAAGTCCCGTTTTTTTCCGTCTTGATGAGACTATTCATACTAATCCTTAATCAATTTTAATTAAAGAAAAGACTTGAGTTTGTAGAAAAAGGACAATTATGAAAAAACTCTATTTAGCAACCTTAATTGCTGTTGCTTTTACGGTTCCGACAATTAGTGTATGTTTGTCTAATATCCCACCAGCAATCGCGGGATGTGGTTGGGGAGATATTACTTGTAATCCTGATGATTGGACTTGTCCACCAGGGGGATGTCCACCAACGCCGCGTCCTAATCCTAGAGCGCAACAGACTGGACAGCCTATCTCTATTAGTTCTACTAATTATGTAGTTTTTATTGGAACAGTTCGTAATAATACAGGATACCTCACAAGAATAGCAGGTGACACTATAGCTTCCGTTGGGAACGCAAAATGGGATACCTGTCCTCAAAACACACAATTATTGGGACATGATTTTCAGCAAAACGGATTTTGGATCTGCGCTAGTCCTCAAATAGCTCAAGGAACTTGGTACTTTGGTAATGTAGTCAAGGACAAGGGGTACTATTGGGAAATATCCGGCGGAAAAGCTAAGGCTGCAGGTAATGTTAAATGGGATACTTGCTGGAGTGGTAGTTTATTAGCAAGGAATTTTCATTCCAATGGTTATTGGGTTTGTTCTCCTTAGTGCGATGCTTATTTTGTAGGGTGCATTACACTTCGTTAATGCACCTTCTTTAAGGGTTATTATGGTAAGATCAAAAAGGGTATAAATAGTATTCTAAAAGCCTATCAATATGGATCAAAATTCGCAATCTAGTGATCCCTTACCAATGGCGAGATATGCCGAGATTGATCCTCGCAAGTTTACAGAATATTCTATGAATCCATCCAACCCTAATAATCAGGGAAAATCGAAAGCCTTTCAAGCACTTGGTTATAATATAGACAGTCCCCAAAGTCGTCAAATAGCAGTTCAATTGATTATTAATCAAATACGTTCAGAATTAGAACAGATTTCAGCTATTTTGGATGAACCGAGTCCATACGGGACTAGATTTACTGTTATTATATCTATAACTGGTCTTAATAATCGTAAGGGTAAATTAGTAACAAAATGGCAAATTGACAACAATCAAACTATCCCTAGATTAATCACAAATTGGCTGGAAGTTCTTAAATAAAAGGATTAACATAAAATGAAAGCAAAACTCTATGATGGAATTATTACCTTAGTAGATATTAAAACTAATTCTGCTAGAAATGTTATCCCTAAAGGAACACAAGGAAGCATTGTTGAATGTTATGAAAATCCTGAAGGATATGCAGTTGATTTAGCTATTCCTGATAATAGTTTAATAACAGATTATGATTATGAAAATGTGATTCTTTATCCCGAACAATTTAGGGTAATTAATTCGATTAATGAAACGGTTGCGGTTTAATCGATATTATAGCGACTTTTTTTCATTTTTCTTGAGGGTAAAGGAATCTCTTTTTTGCCACTATAATAAACGGTTTCTATCCATAATTCTCTTGCTTCCTCAATATTAATGACAACTTCTTCTAATGTCTCTCCTTGCGTTATACACCCTGGTAAATCGGTAATTAAAGCAGTATATCCCCCCTCATCTTCAGGGTAAATTGAGATAGGATATTTAAGGGATAAAAAATAGTCTAAAGACGGACGTTCTAACATAAAGGAAGATCTTGAAAATAATATAACTCCTGAAAGTATCTCATAAAAATTTAAAAAATTACTAATTTATATCCATAAATTTATAGGATTATTTTTATCTTCTTCCCATTTAATCGGATTATTAATAATATATTCTCTGATTCGCTCTAATGATCCATCATTACGAATAATATGATCATAAAATCTAGGTTGCCAGGCAAAATTGTTATATTTATTTTGACCACACCAACGGGTAACAGCAGATTTATAGGATCGAATTATGGTACTTAATGACCCTGCTTTGGGTGATATTTGTGACATGACTTTAGGTAAATTATATTCATCATTAATCATGGTTTGTGTAGAGACGTTGCCTGCAACGTCTCTACATCTGGATTTAGGATTTTCAATAATGATAATTCCATGAATATGATTAGGCATAATAATAAAAGTATCAATAAATATATTCTGATGGTGTTGAGGAATTTCTACCCAATATTGCTGTGCAATGTCACCTATTGGCGATCGCTGCATTTTAGTATTAATAATATCGCCAAAATAATTAATTTTTTTATAAGTACAAATTGTGACAAAATACCATCCATTTTGAGTATAGTCTCTATTGGGTAATCGAATAGACTTAGTACGATATTGGTTTTGATATAAATTCATAGAAATTTTGCCAATAAAGCTAATTGATATTTAAAATGCCCAAAATAATCAATAAATTTACATTTTTCCCCTAAAACCCTGTAGAGACGTTGCAGGCAACGTCTCTACGCGATTAATTATGTAAATTTATTCTAGTTGTTTTTAGCCCATTGTACTCCTTTATAAATACCATAACCTGCTAATCCAGCAAAAACAACAACACCTGCTACTGGAACAGCAACAGTCGTTGTTGTTGTAAATCCTATTGCTCCTAAAATACCAGAAGCAGGAGCAGTGATTTCTGCAACTACAATTGCATCAGCAATAACATTTGCAGCAATAGCACCAATAGCACCAATAGCAGCAATAACTTGAGCGTCATTGGTAAATTGAACGTCATCCATAATTTTTCCTCCTAAAATACTATTTTTTGTCAAAAAGTTTTTTTAATCCATAGCCAGCGAGTCCTACGACTGCCCCTACTGCTGCAACGGGAGCCATTCCTACACCAACTGCTGTTCCTGCGACAGCTAATCCCATTCCTCCTACAATGGTTGACACTCCTGCGCCTGTTACTGCACCTGCAGCTACTGCACCTAAAGCGGACAAATCTTGATTGTCAATAGCTTTTTTGGCACCATAAGCAGCAGCACCAACAACAGCACCCGCAGCAGTAACGGGAGCAGCACCAATGGCTACTCCCCCAAATCCACCAACTAACCCCATACCGCCAATAGTGGCAGACAAACCAGCACCCGCAGCAGTTCCACCAGCGACTAAGGCTGTCCCTTCTGCTTTGTCTTTAAAGTTCGTCATATTTGGTTTAACTTCCTCAGCAATAACACCAATCTATTATATTCTTTAAAAAACTATGATATTAGTGATATTAATCACAACATTAGTGTGATTGAATTCATTGACAAATGATATTAGATACGTACTTTTTTATGGTTCTTTACCCAAAAAAGTAGAGACGTTGCAGGCAACGTCTCTACAGTCAGTTATTAAGGATTAGTTTCTACTCTACTCCTTCAATTCTGTCCTCAACCTCCTGATATAATTCCTGTAACCTGTCTAAGTTTTCTTCTGAGGTTTCCCAGTAACCTCGGCCATTTACTTCGAGTAAAGTACCGACCATTTTACGGAAAGAATTAGGGTTTAAATTCATCAGACGTTTACACATTTCCTCATCTTGAATAAAGGTTGTGTTAACATCTTCATACACCCAATTATCTACTGCATCAGCAGTTGCAGACCATCCCATTGTATTGACTAAACGCTTAGAAAGTTCCCGTACACCTTCATAACCGTGAGATAACATTCCTTCATACCATTTAGGGTTTAATAACTTGGTACGCGCATCTAAACGGACGGTTTCGGATAATGTACGAACTTGTGCGTTAGCAGTTGTTGTATCCGCAATATAAGCAAAAGGTTTTTTACCATCTTCCCGTAAACTAGACACTACTTTTGTCGGGTCAGAGTCGAAATAATGGGAAACATCCGTTAAACTAATCTCGGAAGAATCTAAGTTTTGGAATGTCGCATCAGCCGTTTTTAACGCTGCTTCAAACACTTTGCGGTTATCATTCATGACTCCTGGGTTATCAGAGTCGAAGGCGAAACCTTTGCGGTTGAGATACATATTTTGTAACTCTTTTTCTTCTTCCCAACTGCTGTTTTCTACCGCTAAGTTTACGTTAGAAGAATAGGAACCAGAAGCATTAGAAAAGATACGGGTTGCTGCTTGACGCAGGTTAATTCCCATTTCGTCTGCTTGTTGTAATGCGTGTTTACGAACATAGTTCATCTCTAAGGGTTCGTTCGCTTCTGCTGCCATTTTAACCGCTTGATCTAAAAGGTTCATTTGGTTAATAAATAGGTCACGGAACACACCAGAACAGTTGACAACTACATCAATACGAGGTCTTCCTAATTCTTCGAGGGAAATTAACTCTAATTTATTGACCCTTCCTAACGCATCGGGTACAGGTTTAACCCCTACCATCCACATGATTTGTGCGAGAGACTCCCCATAAGTCTTGATGTTATCGGTTCCCCATAATACACAAGCAATGGTTTCAGGATAATTGCCTCCGTTGTCAATTTTTTGACGGGCTAACAGGCGATCTACCACAATTTTAGCAGACTTAACGGCGGCTAAGGTAGGAATAGATTGAGGGTCTAACGCATGGATGTTTTTACCAGTAGGTAAAACGTTGGGGTTACGAATAGGATCACCACCAGGGCCAGGTAATACATATTCCCCTTCTAATGCTTTCAGTAAACCCCCTAATTCATTATCTGCACAAACTTGTTCTAAACAGAATTCGAGGTATTCAAACAGGGGTTTTAAGGCATCTTGATCGACTTTAGGATAACCTAAATTATGTAAAGTATCTACCCAAGGTGTCTTTTTACCCATGTTAAAAAAGTTGAGTTTAGAGACAAAAGAAACTCGTCCTTCTGCATCTATTTGTTCTTTAACTAAAGCAGAAACTGCTTCACGGGTTGCTAAAGTTATTTGTTGTAGTAACTCTACATCTTCTAAAATTCCGCGATCGCTGTTTTGATAAATTTCCTCAATGTTTCGTCCCAAACTGTTAGCAATAATGCGAGGTAAAGCGAGAATTTCTTCTTCTTCCCGATCTAAAGCAGCAATATTTACTAAAGTTGCGATCGCTTCTTCTGCGGTGGGAGGTTTTCCAATGACATGAAGTCCACAAGGTAATAAACGGGACTCAATTTCCATCAATTTTCGGTAGGCCAAACCGACAATATTATCCCGTTCTTCTTGGGTCATATCTTTAGCATCCGTATCAGGTAATTCAATATCCTGATCCAAATTGACTATCCGACATTGATCCATGATGGTGTTAACAATGGGAACACCGCGACCACTATCTTTTAAGGTTTGATAAGAACCAATTAACTCACTTAATTCTTTTAATCCCTTATATAACCCTGCATTCTCAGCAGGAGGAGTCAAATAAGAGATGGTTTCTGCATAGCTGCGACGTTTAGCAATAGTTGCTTCTGAGGGATTATTTGCCGCATAATAATACAAATTGGGAATCATACCAATGAGAGTATCAGGGTAACAGTCCCCGGACATTCCCATCTGTTTTCCTGGCATAAATTCCAGTGATCCATGAGTCCCAAAATGTAACACCGCATCCGCTTTCCAAACTTGGTTTAAATAGGTGTAATAAGCA from Crocosphaera sp. UHCC 0190 encodes the following:
- a CDS encoding transposase, with amino-acid sequence MNLYQNQYRTKSIRLPNRDYTQNGWYFVTICTYKKINYFGDIINTKMQRSPIGDIAQQYWVEIPQHHQNIFIDTFIIMPNHIHGIIIIENPKSRCRDVAGNVSTQTMINDEYNLPKVMSQISPKAGSLSTIIRSYKSAVTRWCGQNKYNNFAWQPRFYDHIIRNDGSLERIREYIINNPIKWEEDKNNPINLWI
- a CDS encoding type II toxin-antitoxin system HicB family antitoxin, with the protein product MLERPSLDYFLSLKYPISIYPEDEGGYTALITDLPGCITQGETLEEVVINIEEARELWIETVYYSGKKEIPLPSRKMKKSRYNID
- a CDS encoding magnesium chelatase subunit H; its protein translation is MFTHVKSTIRHIVPEAINGRSLLKVVYVVLEPQYQSSLSAAVNAINKNNPNLAIEISGYLIEELRNPENYEEFKQDVAEANLFIASLIFIEDLADKVVDAVKPHRDNLDAVVVFPSMPQVMRLNKLGSFSMAQLGQSKSAIAQFMRKRKENSGAGFQDAMLKLLRTLPQVLKYLPVEKAQDARNFMLSFQYWLGGSSENLENFLLMLAHKYSYQELLKDQKVEYKDPVVYLDMGIWHPLSMKMFEDVPSYLNWYNSRTDISDELKDPLAPCVGLILQRTHLVTGDDAHYVAMVQELECMGARVIPVFAGGLDFSKPVEAYFLDNTVKGVEPVPIVDTVVSLTGFALVGGPARQDHPKAIESLKRLNRPYMCALPLVFQTTQEWEASDLGLHPIQVALQIAIPELDGAIEPIILSGRDGNTGRAIALQDRIEAVAQRAMKWANLRKKPKLEKKVAITVFSFPPDKGNVGTAAYLDVFGSIYEVMKALRGNGYDLPELPESPKELMEAVIHDAQAQYASPELNVAYRMSVEQYERLTPYSVRLEENWGPPPGNLNSDGQNLLIYGKQFGNVFIGVQPTFGYEGDPMRLLFSRSASPHHGFAAYYTYLNQVWKADAVLHFGTHGSLEFMPGKQMGMSGDCYPDTLIGMIPNLYYYAANNPSEATIAKRRSYAETISYLTPPAENAGLYKGLKELSELIGSYQTLKDSGRGVPIVNTIMDQCRIVNLDQDIELPDTDAKDMTQEERDNIVGLAYRKLMEIESRLLPCGLHVIGKPPTAEEAIATLVNIAALDREEEEILALPRIIANSLGRNIEEIYQNSDRGILEDVELLQQITLATREAVSALVKEQIDAEGRVSFVSKLNFFNMGKKTPWVDTLHNLGYPKVDQDALKPLFEYLEFCLEQVCADNELGGLLKALEGEYVLPGPGGDPIRNPNVLPTGKNIHALDPQSIPTLAAVKSAKIVVDRLLARQKIDNGGNYPETIACVLWGTDNIKTYGESLAQIMWMVGVKPVPDALGRVNKLELISLEELGRPRIDVVVNCSGVFRDLFINQMNLLDQAVKMAAEANEPLEMNYVRKHALQQADEMGINLRQAATRIFSNASGSYSSNVNLAVENSSWEEEKELQNMYLNRKGFAFDSDNPGVMNDNRKVFEAALKTADATFQNLDSSEISLTDVSHYFDSDPTKVVSSLREDGKKPFAYIADTTTANAQVRTLSETVRLDARTKLLNPKWYEGMLSHGYEGVRELSKRLVNTMGWSATADAVDNWVYEDVNTTFIQDEEMCKRLMNLNPNSFRKMVGTLLEVNGRGYWETSEENLDRLQELYQEVEDRIEGVE
- a CDS encoding DUF6883 domain-containing protein; this encodes MDQNSQSSDPLPMARYAEIDPRKFTEYSMNPSNPNNQGKSKAFQALGYNIDSPQSRQIAVQLIINQIRSELEQISAILDEPSPYGTRFTVIISITGLNNRKGKLVTKWQIDNNQTIPRLITNWLEVLK